Proteins encoded together in one Chitinivibrionales bacterium window:
- a CDS encoding diguanylate cyclase has product MNKRPPSTANAALTVLFLACAAFFASGVADPALVKVPFLSWALGILAAACMAGVIVAAREELILVLRLGPACLIAMLAIAAVHLSSHGALYGYPSSPLFLLYFAAVILYGTLGSASQWLVVLGSILGAEIGSLVVNGYFNVFQSPDWLQLLAHRISPLWQPLAALVISGLIPYFIVRQRRPAASARQASPAPAKTAALAMGPPMPTPVASPAPGNSKNLLMEPDTGIYNKSSMDDLLSSVVYFMSRNFKAYSALGFVYDEVNQVFALNSFHSKSHAINNSIAIPLGKGLVGRVGVEKNSFMTGDLTMYPAELLYYTALEPINSVLAVPILSDSQELLGALVVDSPDKHCFNEQHKDTMRRFSVLAAAFITNVRMRFEQERAARSFQIFYEASQKFITALRADQVFEVLFSMVGLLTRAARMMLVTFNEQTKRGVINRIVGASPELQEGMEFPINAGLYSYAFTKRTIVNMGNLPSYRGKYYRFLPNEGRNPSMLSLIIFPILDEEQRILGLLSIESDAANQFAGETEKYLSTLLGNASVAIERAHLYQKMEMLASTDGLTLLYNHRTFQEQLAKEIERARRYKRPLSLLLMDIDHFKSFNDTYGHPVGDLVLKEIAQCIRQSIRVNDIAARYGGEEFAVIIPETAGEGAMIIAERIRRTVEQRAIVSLDKQLHVTISLGCAVMPQHAAAQQPLIDASDKALYFSKEHGRNHATIFTPDMLK; this is encoded by the coding sequence ATGAATAAAAGACCACCGAGCACGGCCAACGCCGCCCTTACGGTATTGTTCCTCGCCTGCGCCGCATTTTTCGCCTCGGGAGTGGCCGATCCCGCGCTTGTGAAAGTTCCCTTTCTTTCGTGGGCGCTGGGAATCCTGGCGGCCGCCTGCATGGCGGGCGTCATCGTGGCGGCGCGGGAGGAACTGATCCTGGTTCTCCGGCTGGGTCCGGCCTGCCTGATTGCGATGCTCGCCATCGCCGCAGTGCATTTGTCAAGCCATGGCGCCCTCTACGGCTATCCGTCGTCCCCGCTTTTCCTTTTGTACTTCGCCGCGGTCATCCTGTACGGAACGCTGGGCTCGGCATCGCAATGGCTCGTGGTGCTCGGCTCTATCCTTGGCGCCGAGATTGGTTCCCTGGTTGTCAACGGCTATTTCAACGTGTTCCAGTCTCCCGACTGGCTGCAACTGCTCGCGCACCGGATATCCCCGCTCTGGCAGCCCCTGGCGGCGCTTGTTATTTCGGGCCTTATTCCTTATTTTATTGTACGCCAGCGGAGGCCCGCAGCCAGCGCCCGGCAGGCTTCCCCGGCACCGGCAAAAACCGCGGCGCTCGCCATGGGCCCGCCAATGCCCACTCCCGTCGCCTCCCCCGCTCCGGGCAATTCCAAGAACCTTTTAATGGAACCGGACACGGGCATCTACAACAAATCGAGCATGGACGATCTTTTGTCAAGCGTTGTCTATTTCATGAGCAGGAATTTTAAGGCCTATTCGGCGCTCGGGTTTGTGTACGATGAGGTGAACCAGGTGTTCGCGCTCAATTCGTTCCATTCCAAGAGCCATGCCATCAACAACAGCATCGCGATTCCCCTCGGGAAAGGCCTCGTGGGCCGCGTGGGCGTGGAGAAAAACTCTTTTATGACCGGCGATCTGACCATGTACCCGGCCGAGCTTTTATATTATACCGCGCTCGAGCCCATCAACTCGGTGCTCGCGGTGCCCATCCTCTCGGACTCCCAGGAGCTCCTGGGCGCGCTCGTGGTCGACAGCCCCGACAAGCACTGCTTCAACGAGCAGCACAAGGACACGATGCGGCGGTTCTCGGTGCTCGCGGCCGCGTTCATCACCAACGTGCGCATGCGTTTCGAGCAGGAGCGGGCCGCGAGGAGCTTCCAGATCTTCTACGAGGCGTCGCAAAAGTTCATCACCGCGCTGCGCGCCGACCAGGTGTTCGAGGTGCTGTTCAGCATGGTGGGCCTCCTCACGCGCGCCGCGCGCATGATGCTCGTCACGTTCAACGAGCAGACCAAGCGCGGCGTGATCAACCGGATTGTGGGCGCCTCGCCGGAACTGCAGGAGGGGATGGAATTCCCCATCAACGCGGGCCTGTACTCGTACGCGTTTACAAAACGGACCATCGTCAACATGGGAAACCTTCCGTCGTACCGGGGGAAATATTACCGCTTCCTGCCCAACGAGGGGCGGAACCCGTCCATGCTGTCGCTCATCATCTTCCCGATCCTCGACGAGGAGCAGCGCATCCTGGGCCTGCTGTCGATCGAGAGCGACGCGGCAAACCAGTTCGCGGGCGAGACCGAAAAATACCTCTCAACGCTGCTGGGCAACGCTTCGGTGGCCATCGAGCGAGCGCACCTGTACCAGAAAATGGAAATGCTCGCCAGCACCGACGGCCTCACGTTGCTGTACAACCACCGAACCTTCCAGGAGCAGCTCGCCAAGGAAATCGAGCGCGCCCGGCGCTACAAGCGCCCCCTGTCGCTGCTGCTCATGGACATCGACCATTTCAAGTCGTTCAACGACACCTACGGCCACCCCGTGGGCGACCTGGTGCTCAAGGAAATCGCGCAGTGCATCAGGCAGTCCATCCGCGTCAACGATATCGCGGCGCGCTACGGCGGCGAGGAATTCGCCGTGATCATCCCGGAAACCGCGGGCGAGGGCGCCATGATCATCGCGGAGCGCATCCGCCGCACCGTGGAGCAGCGCGCCATTGTCTCGCTTGACAAGCAGCTCCACGTCACCATCAGCCTGGGCTGCGCGGTGATGCCCCAGCACGCCGCGGCGCAGCAGCCCCTCATTGACGCATCGGACAAGGCGCTCTATTTTTCCAAGGAGCACGGCAGGAACCATGCGACCATTTTCACGCCTGACATGCTGAAATAA
- a CDS encoding transposase — MNNRFNPKVHPVHYNVAGHVHELTFSCYKQRSYLSDQTACELFLSELQKAGDEHLFSLWAYVLMPNHAHLLIWPQKTSYDISRIQNDIKGKMAKRYRDHILFNEKDRFKSFILLERNREVFRFWQHGGGFDRNLWNAKAICDSIGYIEANPVRKKLASTPEEYRWSSAYARINKCSLIPDRFNMPAVMLNPQRQQFTFR, encoded by the coding sequence ATGAATAATCGTTTTAATCCAAAAGTCCATCCGGTTCATTACAATGTTGCCGGTCATGTACATGAACTGACATTTTCATGCTACAAGCAGCGTTCTTATCTGAGCGATCAGACAGCGTGCGAGCTTTTCTTGTCGGAATTGCAGAAAGCAGGAGATGAACACTTGTTTAGTTTATGGGCCTATGTTTTGATGCCTAACCACGCTCATCTGCTGATTTGGCCGCAAAAAACCAGTTATGATATTTCGAGAATTCAGAATGACATCAAAGGAAAGATGGCGAAACGGTATCGGGATCATATTTTATTTAATGAAAAAGACCGTTTTAAGTCGTTTATCCTTCTGGAAAGGAATCGAGAGGTGTTCAGGTTCTGGCAGCACGGCGGCGGATTTGACCGAAATCTTTGGAACGCAAAGGCTATCTGCGATTCGATAGGCTACATCGAAGCCAATCCGGTAAGAAAAAAATTGGCGTCAACTCCGGAGGAATACCGATGGTCTTCGGCATATGCCCGGATAAACAAATGTAGTTTGATCCCAGATAGATTCAACATGCCGGCTGTGATGCTCAATCCGCAAAGGCAGCAATTTACTTTTAGGTAA
- a CDS encoding FMN-binding protein encodes MKKVLKITGIVAGVLLALMVIGAFVGSIGMGEIKKLTIANVDLSQKADGVYRGSYHKGRWNYDVEVAVAGHKIIGIKQTNPAMRATKGLTDKIAAKIIEKQAEKIDAVSGASVNTMAMCKAVEIALNQGAVVK; translated from the coding sequence ATGAAAAAAGTGCTCAAGATCACCGGAATAGTCGCCGGCGTGCTGCTCGCGCTTATGGTCATCGGCGCCTTCGTCGGCAGCATCGGCATGGGCGAGATCAAAAAGCTGACTATCGCCAACGTCGATCTTTCCCAAAAGGCCGACGGCGTGTACCGCGGCTCGTACCACAAGGGCAGGTGGAATTACGACGTCGAGGTGGCGGTGGCCGGCCACAAGATCATTGGCATAAAACAGACCAACCCTGCAATGCGGGCGACCAAGGGATTGACGGATAAGATTGCGGCAAAAATCATCGAGAAGCAGGCGGAGAAGATCGACGCGGTGTCGGGCGCGAGCGTGAACACCATGGCGATGTGCAAGGCGGTGGAAATCGCGCTGAACCAGGGAGCCGTTGTGAAGTGA
- a CDS encoding 6-carboxytetrahydropterin synthase — MFEISTESSFSAAHHLNRYDGPCENVHGHNWQVRAVVRCEKLDPIGIGMDFRTFKAALTDVLKELDHSDLNALFEKKNQNPSSENCAQHIFEKLEALVANNGCNMVRVEVTETPGNTAAYYR; from the coding sequence ATGTTCGAAATCTCCACCGAATCCTCCTTTTCCGCGGCCCACCACCTCAACCGGTACGACGGCCCGTGCGAAAACGTGCACGGCCACAACTGGCAGGTGCGCGCCGTTGTCAGATGCGAAAAGCTCGACCCGATCGGCATCGGCATGGATTTCCGCACATTCAAGGCCGCGCTTACCGACGTGCTCAAGGAGCTCGACCACTCCGACCTCAACGCGCTGTTCGAGAAAAAGAACCAGAACCCCTCGTCGGAAAACTGCGCGCAGCACATCTTTGAGAAGCTCGAGGCGCTTGTCGCAAACAATGGCTGCAACATGGTGCGCGTGGAAGTGACCGAAACGCCGGGCAACACTGCGGCCTATTACCGGTGA
- a CDS encoding DNA translocase FtsK — MAKNGDKTEKEDDDLDQDDVEPEEQEEKAPRERRPSRPRKKPVYGHPVWGMAFIALGVLVLISLVSFFVNNTENVLGPYFGTGMAKGLVYLFGALPSLLFPLSLCFIGWKNLAGTELKTNTLLFISALVVEISLVFAIHNLPALAQKKFTVTENLIGNAITDALHYLFGSHEFGPYFISFFAIAITGLLCFRINPVSASVAAYKFVIAAALWLGGVFSRPKQGQTPARAKGAAKPKKAETAAAEAAGGKGEEIDEVEHERQLQQERDLQAFRQKLKEPIKITTMAIEPEDAGEAAAEPVPEEALDTGEAGGRSKAPVLPGKPIENQNPYRLPSPDVLSTPPETALQADEKSINENSQILERTLLNFDIEGKVSNVCYGPVVTRYEIELAPGVKVARVLNLQNDIAMAVGGQKIRIEAPIPGKAAIGIELPNKTKQIVHFKHILMSDAFKKAKAKLPMIVGQNISGVPFVTDVDKMPHLLVAGQTGSGKSVCINAILCSLLMTKTPHELRMIMIDPKKVELTIYEGIPHLVSPVVTEPKEAVKALYWVVMEIQRRFALLKKLRARDIEGANARLAAKEYAEESLTEDEKIALPRIVIFVDELADLMLTASKDVESHILRIAQLGRAAGIHLVVATQRPSVDIITGPIKANLASRMAFRTIQSIDSRTILGHQGAEQLLGEGDMLFLRNGAPDLERYHGAYISEKDVESLAKEINDQHYEMIKFENFSDLVGDASAGPDGYSCDGGRDDLFDEAARMIVSMGQGSTSLLQRRMKIGYARAGRIMDELHQAGIVGPPDGSKMREVRMKPDELEHFLQGQKSGGAAGGQSL, encoded by the coding sequence ATGGCAAAAAACGGCGACAAAACAGAAAAAGAAGACGACGACCTGGACCAAGACGACGTCGAGCCAGAGGAACAGGAAGAGAAGGCCCCGCGCGAGCGGCGGCCGTCGCGGCCCCGAAAGAAGCCCGTGTACGGCCATCCGGTATGGGGCATGGCGTTCATCGCGCTCGGCGTGCTGGTCCTTATCTCGCTTGTTTCCTTTTTTGTCAATAACACCGAAAACGTCCTCGGCCCGTATTTCGGCACCGGTATGGCAAAGGGACTCGTGTACCTGTTCGGCGCGCTGCCGTCGCTGCTGTTCCCGCTTTCCCTCTGCTTCATCGGGTGGAAAAACCTTGCCGGCACCGAGCTCAAGACCAATACCCTGCTGTTCATATCGGCGCTCGTCGTGGAGATATCGCTGGTGTTTGCCATCCACAACCTGCCCGCGCTCGCGCAGAAGAAATTCACCGTCACCGAGAACCTCATCGGCAACGCGATCACCGATGCGCTCCATTACCTGTTCGGCAGCCATGAGTTCGGCCCCTATTTTATTTCCTTTTTCGCAATCGCGATCACGGGACTGCTCTGCTTCCGCATCAACCCCGTTTCCGCCAGCGTGGCGGCGTACAAGTTCGTGATCGCCGCCGCGCTCTGGCTCGGCGGCGTTTTTTCACGGCCGAAACAAGGCCAGACGCCGGCCAGGGCCAAAGGCGCTGCCAAGCCCAAAAAGGCCGAGACTGCCGCGGCAGAGGCGGCCGGCGGCAAGGGCGAGGAAATTGACGAAGTGGAACACGAACGCCAGCTGCAACAGGAACGCGACCTGCAGGCGTTCAGGCAAAAGCTCAAGGAGCCCATCAAGATCACCACCATGGCCATCGAGCCCGAAGACGCCGGTGAAGCCGCGGCCGAACCGGTGCCGGAGGAAGCTCTTGACACAGGGGAAGCAGGCGGCCGCTCAAAGGCGCCCGTGCTGCCCGGCAAGCCCATCGAGAACCAGAACCCGTACCGCCTGCCCTCGCCCGACGTGCTGTCCACCCCGCCCGAAACCGCGCTGCAGGCCGACGAAAAATCCATCAACGAGAACTCGCAGATCCTCGAGCGCACGTTGCTCAACTTCGACATCGAGGGCAAAGTGAGCAACGTGTGCTACGGCCCGGTAGTGACGCGCTACGAGATCGAGCTTGCGCCCGGCGTCAAGGTGGCGCGCGTGCTCAACCTGCAGAACGACATCGCCATGGCCGTGGGCGGCCAGAAGATCCGCATCGAGGCGCCCATCCCGGGCAAGGCCGCGATCGGCATCGAGCTGCCGAACAAGACCAAGCAGATCGTGCACTTCAAGCACATCCTGATGTCCGACGCGTTCAAGAAGGCAAAGGCAAAGCTGCCCATGATCGTGGGACAGAACATCTCCGGCGTCCCGTTCGTCACCGACGTTGACAAAATGCCGCACCTGCTCGTGGCGGGCCAGACCGGATCGGGCAAGAGCGTGTGCATCAACGCCATTCTGTGCAGCCTGCTCATGACGAAAACGCCGCACGAGCTGCGCATGATCATGATAGACCCCAAAAAGGTGGAGCTCACTATTTACGAGGGCATCCCCCATCTCGTTTCGCCCGTGGTCACCGAGCCCAAGGAGGCGGTGAAGGCGCTGTACTGGGTGGTGATGGAGATACAGCGCCGGTTCGCGCTCCTTAAAAAACTGCGCGCGCGCGACATCGAGGGCGCCAACGCGCGGCTTGCGGCAAAAGAATACGCTGAGGAATCCCTTACCGAAGACGAAAAAATCGCGCTGCCGAGGATCGTCATCTTCGTCGACGAGCTCGCAGACCTCATGCTCACCGCGTCCAAGGACGTGGAAAGCCACATCCTGCGCATCGCACAGCTCGGCCGCGCAGCCGGCATCCACCTCGTGGTGGCCACGCAGCGGCCGTCGGTTGACATCATCACGGGGCCCATCAAGGCCAACCTCGCGTCGCGCATGGCGTTCCGCACCATTCAGTCGATCGATTCCCGCACTATCCTCGGCCACCAGGGAGCCGAGCAACTGCTCGGCGAAGGCGACATGCTGTTCCTGCGCAACGGCGCGCCCGACCTCGAACGGTATCACGGCGCATACATATCGGAAAAAGATGTCGAAAGCCTGGCAAAGGAGATCAACGACCAGCATTACGAAATGATCAAGTTCGAGAATTTCTCCGACCTTGTCGGCGACGCATCCGCCGGGCCCGACGGCTACAGCTGCGACGGCGGCCGGGACGATCTGTTCGATGAGGCCGCGCGCATGATCGTGAGCATGGGCCAGGGCTCAACGTCGCTTCTGCAGCGCAGGATGAAAATCGGCTACGCGCGCGCCGGCCGCATCATGGACGAGCTGCACCAGGCCGGCATCGTTGGCCCGCCCGACGGCAGCAAGATGCGCGAGGTGCGCATGAAGCCCGACGAGCTCGAGCATTTCCTGCAGGGCCAGAAATCGGGGGGCGCGGCAGGCGGGCAAAGTTTGTAA
- the queC gene encoding 7-cyano-7-deazaguanine synthase QueC yields MRKKAVVLLSGGLDSATCCAIARSHGFEIHALSFDYGQRHSTELAAAKRVAKSFSVKNHLTIKIDKSVLAGSSLTSKKPVPKKRSLKKIGSEIPSTYVPARNTIFLSYAVAYAEIIGSRDIFIGVNALDYSGYPDCRPLYIAAFEKMANLATKAGVEGIRIKIHAPLINLTKAQIIRRGKKLGVDYGITHSCYDPAPSGLACGACDSCLLRKKGFEQAGVKDPTRYIKKDGHGDTENTK; encoded by the coding sequence ATGCGGAAAAAAGCCGTGGTTCTCCTCAGCGGCGGGCTCGATTCGGCCACCTGCTGCGCTATTGCCAGATCGCATGGTTTCGAGATCCACGCGCTCTCGTTCGATTACGGGCAGCGCCATTCCACGGAACTGGCGGCGGCGAAGCGCGTGGCAAAATCCTTTTCCGTCAAGAACCATCTGACAATCAAGATTGACAAATCGGTATTGGCGGGAAGCTCCCTTACCTCGAAAAAACCGGTGCCGAAGAAACGGTCCCTTAAGAAAATCGGGTCTGAGATTCCGAGCACGTATGTTCCCGCGCGCAACACCATTTTTCTGTCCTATGCGGTTGCCTATGCGGAGATCATCGGCAGCAGGGACATCTTCATCGGGGTCAACGCGCTTGATTATTCCGGCTACCCGGACTGCAGGCCGCTCTATATAGCCGCGTTTGAAAAAATGGCCAACCTTGCGACCAAAGCGGGAGTTGAGGGAATAAGAATCAAAATTCATGCGCCGCTGATCAATTTGACAAAAGCGCAAATCATCAGGCGCGGCAAAAAGCTCGGCGTGGATTACGGCATCACGCACAGCTGCTATGATCCAGCGCCGTCAGGGCTTGCCTGCGGCGCCTGCGACAGTTGCCTGCTGCGGAAAAAGGGGTTTGAGCAGGCCGGGGTAAAAGATCCGACAAGATACATCAAAAAAGATGGCCACGGAGACACAGAGAACACAAAGTGA
- a CDS encoding outer membrane lipoprotein carrier protein LolA, giving the protein MRQITSTFLFLVIAATCCFCQQDRLIDRIKQNYNGSKTLSASVDVRIVWKVREKTDNLRGSILLAPGDKFRVDLGPTLWVSDGATLWQYDRNLSQVVISSLSNNTSMIPSRMVAEYCGNYPLTASKNKNGYDVLEWKADSASDQKSGDASYVRITAEGKSAVVHELFIIDSHGNETTYAFTKTTWNGKIPKGSFTFEPPKGARIVDKR; this is encoded by the coding sequence TTGCGACAAATCACATCAACCTTTCTTTTCCTCGTCATCGCCGCAACCTGTTGCTTTTGTCAACAAGACCGGCTTATTGACAGGATCAAACAGAATTACAACGGATCGAAAACGCTCTCCGCCTCGGTTGACGTCCGCATCGTGTGGAAGGTGCGCGAGAAGACCGACAACCTGCGCGGCAGCATCCTGCTCGCGCCGGGCGACAAGTTCCGGGTAGATCTCGGCCCTACGCTGTGGGTGAGCGACGGCGCCACCCTGTGGCAGTACGACAGGAACCTGTCGCAGGTGGTCATTTCTTCCCTGTCAAACAACACCTCCATGATCCCCTCGCGCATGGTGGCGGAATACTGCGGTAACTATCCCCTCACCGCATCGAAAAACAAGAATGGGTACGACGTTCTCGAATGGAAGGCCGACAGCGCGTCGGACCAGAAATCAGGGGACGCTTCATACGTCCGCATCACCGCCGAGGGCAAGTCGGCAGTGGTTCATGAACTTTTTATCATCGATTCGCACGGCAACGAAACCACCTATGCATTCACCAAGACCACGTGGAACGGGAAAATCCCGAAAGGCTCGTTTACGTTCGAGCCGCCGAAAGGAGCGCGCATAGTTGACAAGAGATAA
- a CDS encoding radical SAM protein — translation MLTVCETFKSIQGESTLAGEVCAFVRLAGCNLSCVYCDSRYARTGGTSMSVDDVCAWVRSQECRLVEITGGEPLLQKETAILAGRLCDDGHTVLVETNGSKDISMLPEPCIRILDVKSPASGAGGSLHMPNLNELRPHDECKFVLCDRADFEWAVDFVAQYRLAGRCTIIFSPAWNILAPKDLAAWMLEKNTVARLGLQVHKFIWGDARGR, via the coding sequence ATGCTTACCGTATGCGAAACATTCAAGAGCATCCAGGGTGAGTCCACGCTGGCGGGCGAGGTGTGCGCGTTCGTGCGGCTTGCGGGCTGCAACCTTTCGTGCGTGTATTGCGATTCGCGGTATGCGCGTACGGGCGGAACGAGCATGAGCGTGGACGACGTTTGCGCGTGGGTGCGCTCGCAGGAGTGCCGGCTGGTGGAAATCACGGGCGGCGAGCCCCTGCTGCAGAAAGAGACCGCCATCCTTGCCGGCCGGCTCTGCGACGACGGCCACACCGTGCTCGTGGAGACCAACGGCTCAAAGGACATCTCCATGCTCCCCGAGCCGTGCATACGAATACTTGATGTCAAGAGCCCTGCCAGCGGCGCGGGCGGCTCGCTGCACATGCCCAACCTCAACGAGCTGCGGCCGCACGACGAATGCAAGTTCGTGCTGTGCGACCGCGCCGATTTCGAATGGGCGGTCGATTTTGTCGCCCAATACCGGCTGGCCGGCCGGTGCACCATTATTTTCTCGCCTGCCTGGAACATCCTCGCGCCCAAGGACCTTGCCGCATGGATGCTTGAGAAAAACACGGTGGCGAGGCTGGGGCTGCAGGTGCACAAGTTCATCTGGGGCGACGCAAGGGGCCGTTGA
- a CDS encoding EFR1 family ferrodoxin (N-terminal region resembles flavodoxins. C-terminal ferrodoxin region binds two 4Fe-4S clusters.): MKTTIYYFSGTGNSLRVARDLAEKSGASTIPIASVIDEKEIKPDADTIGIIFPVYYNGLPPIIKTFAEKLSVLPSQYIFAVATYGGGMGDSFRNLHRILRARGAGLSATFGVHMPQNAFRKFWENHQRVFAASKRKLETIGARIARRQTGSLLSDKLWYMALIPLRPLFNSLVRNSLAKVSVSPRETPVEELIHRADAGFQINDKCNGCGICAKVCPVKNIKMADNRPQWQHHCENCLACYNWCPNRAIIGTVAQKGYFYRHPEVTMAEIIEQRKTK; encoded by the coding sequence ATGAAAACCACCATCTATTATTTCTCCGGCACCGGCAATTCCCTCCGCGTCGCAAGGGACCTTGCGGAAAAGTCCGGCGCAAGCACAATCCCCATAGCTTCAGTCATTGACGAGAAAGAAATCAAACCCGACGCCGACACCATCGGCATCATATTTCCGGTGTATTACAACGGCTTGCCGCCCATCATAAAAACCTTCGCCGAAAAGCTTTCCGTTCTTCCTTCCCAATATATTTTCGCCGTTGCCACCTACGGCGGCGGCATGGGCGATTCGTTCAGGAATCTCCATCGCATTCTCCGCGCACGCGGAGCGGGGCTTTCCGCAACCTTCGGCGTTCACATGCCGCAAAACGCGTTTAGAAAGTTTTGGGAGAATCATCAAAGAGTTTTTGCTGCCTCTAAAAGAAAGTTGGAAACCATCGGCGCAAGAATTGCGCGGCGACAAACGGGCAGCTTACTATCCGACAAGCTTTGGTACATGGCCCTGATCCCGCTTCGCCCATTGTTCAATTCGCTGGTCAGAAATTCTTTGGCAAAAGTCTCCGTCTCTCCGCGGGAAACGCCGGTGGAGGAACTCATCCATCGCGCAGACGCGGGCTTTCAAATAAATGACAAATGCAACGGCTGCGGCATCTGCGCGAAAGTCTGTCCTGTCAAGAACATCAAAATGGCAGACAATAGACCTCAGTGGCAGCATCACTGCGAAAACTGCCTTGCCTGCTACAACTGGTGCCCGAACCGGGCGATTATCGGGACGGTGGCGCAGAAGGGGTATTTTTACCGGCATCCGGAGGTTACCATGGCGGAAATTATTGAACAGCGGAAGACAAAATGA